The Pseudomonas sp. MM223 genome segment GCGTGTCCAAGCTGCTGGTCACCCGCGCCCTGGCGCAACTGGCCGGGCTGGACGCCAAACGCGTCGCCCAGCGGATGGTCGGCTACACCGATATCAGCCACCGCCCCACGGCGGCCAGCTACCAGATGCTGATCACCGCCGAGTCGGCCGACGAACACAGCCAGCGCGGCGGCCAACCCTACCCGTTCTTCCTGGCGCACCCGCTGCAAGCACCAACCGAACAGTTCGACACACTGCTCGGGCCGCCAAGCGCCTGGCAAATCGAGTGGAAATGGGACGGTATTCGCGCCCAGGTGGTCAAGCGTGACGGCCAACTGTGGGTCTGGTCGCGCGGTGAGGAACTGGTTACCGAACGCTTCCCCGAGCTGCACAGCCTGGCGCAGACGTTGCCCGATGGCGTGGTGCTGGATGGCGAAATCCTGGTATGGAAGCCAGGCGATACCCCTGCTGAGCTGGCCGTACAGCCTTTTGCCTTGTTGCAGCAGCGCCTCGGGCGCAAAACGCTGGGCAAAAAACTGCTGAGCGATGCACCGGTGGTACTGCAAGCCTACGACCTGCTGGAGTGGCAAGGCGAGGACTGGCGCAACCGGCCGCAGCACGAACGCCGCCGCCAGCTGGAACGGTTGGTGGAAGATTTCCCACTGGCCCCGGTACTGCTTTCGCCTCTGCTCGAAGAGCCGAACTGGGCCGACCTCGCCCGCCGGCGCGAGCAATCACGCAGCCTGGGTGTCGAGGGCCTGATGCTCAAGCAGCGTGAAGCCTTGTACGGCGTGGGGCGCACCAAAGACGTGGGCACCTGGTGGAAGTGGAAGATCGACCCGTTCAGTGTCGATGCCGTGCTGATCTACGCCCAACGCGGCCACGGCCGACGGGCCAGCCTGTACAGCGACTATACCTTCGCCGTGTGGGACGCACCGGCCGGTACCCCCGGGCGCGCACTGGTGCCCTTTGCCAAGGCCTACTCCGGGCTCAGTGACGAAGAAATGCGCAAGGTCGACGCCATTATCCGCAAGACCACGGTGGAAACCTTTGGCCCGGTGCGCAGCGTGACGCCGACGCTGGTGTTCGAACTGGGCTTCGAGGGTATCGCATTATCGAAACGCCATAAAAGCGGCATCGCCGTGCGCTTTCCCCGCATGCTGCGCTGGCGGCTGGACAAGCCGGTGGAAGAGGCGGATGACCTGGCTAGCTTGCAGGCATTGCTGGCCTGAGACAATTTCGGCCCCGGTTGGCCTCTTCGCGGGCATGCCCGCGAAGAGGCCAGCGCGGTGATCGAGGCGAAAGCGATGCAGGCGCCAAGCCAAAAACTATGCTTCTATCTTTGAGCCGACCCGTGTCGCAGACCGTATTCGCCACGCATCCAGGGCCACCATGCACCATTCAACACACGACCTGCTCTCACCCGTTCCGGGCATCACCCGCCAACTGCACAGCTTTCACTTCGGCCCCCGCGGTGGTGGCAAGGTCTATATACAGGCCTCGCTGCACGCCGACGAACTACCGGGCATGCTGGTGGCCTGGCACCTCAAGCGCCGCTTGATGGCACTTGAACAACAAGGCCGCCTGCAGCGTGAAATCATCCTGGTACCGGTGGCCAACCCGGTCGGCCTGGAGCAAGTGCTGCTTGATGCGCCACTGGGACGCTTCGAACTGCAAAGCGGCGAGAACTTCAACCGCAACTTCGTCGACC includes the following:
- the lig gene encoding DNA ligase (*Name lig): MKAFATLYLRLDATTSSNAKLEALRGYFATAPAEDAAWAVYFLAGGRPRQLVPTRVLREQATALAGLPEWLFEESYQAVGDLAETISLLLPVHADGSDEGLATWVEQHLLPLRGLVPEQVQQRLQPLWAQLDRPSLMLCLKLITGSFRVGVSKLLVTRALAQLAGLDAKRVAQRMVGYTDISHRPTAASYQMLITAESADEHSQRGGQPYPFFLAHPLQAPTEQFDTLLGPPSAWQIEWKWDGIRAQVVKRDGQLWVWSRGEELVTERFPELHSLAQTLPDGVVLDGEILVWKPGDTPAELAVQPFALLQQRLGRKTLGKKLLSDAPVVLQAYDLLEWQGEDWRNRPQHERRRQLERLVEDFPLAPVLLSPLLEEPNWADLARRREQSRSLGVEGLMLKQREALYGVGRTKDVGTWWKWKIDPFSVDAVLIYAQRGHGRRASLYSDYTFAVWDAPAGTPGRALVPFAKAYSGLSDEEMRKVDAIIRKTTVETFGPVRSVTPTLVFELGFEGIALSKRHKSGIAVRFPRMLRWRLDKPVEEADDLASLQALLA